From a single Brassica napus cultivar Da-Ae chromosome C9, Da-Ae, whole genome shotgun sequence genomic region:
- the LOC106426122 gene encoding probable lysophospholipase BODYGUARD 5 produces MMASTFQENCISVINGAPSWAVFFLFDLLDNFLCIVFRFVDQVMEEKLESCQCSNPQETSGYEFLSDHQHLSETLYRRRNIFRQAGFLRFARKLPEITKKIGIATFLRNFLFPEKMKKVPREVANRWSDCGCKNCVTWTNNDKLNVIVKQPSVSPDLLMSNKPVDNVIFIHGFLASSSYWTNTVFKYLPETTEKTNYRFFAVDLLGFGDSPKPRDCRYSLQEHVEMIEKSVILPNNLTSFHVVAHSMGCIVAVALAAKFSGSVKSVALVAPPYFGDKEGASCDALDVIAEKKLWPPTSFFSAMMAWYEHIARGVCFVVCRHHRTWEKIIKIITWRSKLPMAITELTKHTHQSSWHSMHNVLCGGAKFTDKHLESLINSGVKISVVQGDKDAVVPIDCLWNMKAKFPAVEVEVIAGTDHSSVIMSRREVFVANLVKLWASSGKKQN; encoded by the exons ATGATGGCTTCGACTTTTCAAGAAAACTGTATTTCAGTAATCAACGGAGCTCCGAGTTGGgctgttttctttctttttgaccTTCTCGACAATTTTCTCTGTATCGTTTTCAGATTCGTCGACCAAGTTATGGAAGAAAAACTAGAGTCATGCCAATGTAGTAATCCTCAAGAGACATCCGGATACGAGTTTCTTTCAGACCATCAACACTTGTCCGAGACTCTTTACCGTAGGAGAAACATTTTCCGACAAGCCGGTTTTCTCCGGTTTGCTAGAAAACTCCCAGAGATCACCAAGAAAATCGGTATAGCTACTTTCTTGAGAAACTTCCTTTTTCCcgagaaaatgaagaaagtCCCTCGTGAGGTTGCAAACAGGTGGTCTGATTGTGGCTGCAAGAATTGTGTTACTTGGACTAACAACGATAAACTTAACGTGATTGTCAAGCAACCTTCAGTATCTCCAG ATTTATTGATGAGCAACAAACCGGTGGATAACGTTATTTTCATACACGGATTCTTAGCATCTTCATCGTACTGGACCAACACGGTGTTCAAATATCTACCCGAGACCACGGAGAAAACTAACTACAGATTCTTCGCGGTCGATCTTCTAGGGTTTGGAGACAGTCCAAAACCTAGAGACTGTCGATATTCGTTGCAAGAACATGTTGAAATGATCGAGAAATCGGTTATTTTACCAAACAATCTGACTTCATTCCATGTTGTAGCACACTCCATGGGATGCATCGTTGCAGTAGCCTTAGCTGCCAAATTCTCCGGTAGTGTCAAGTCCGTCGCTTTAGTAGCTCCG CCGTACTTTGGTGATAAAGAAGGAGCAAGTTGTGATGCTCTTGATGTGATAGCCGAGAAGAAACTTTGGCCACCGACTTCGTTTTTCTCAGCGATGATGGCTTGGTACGAACACATTGCACGTGGGGTTTGCTTTGTTGTGTGTAGGCACCACCGTACATGGGAGAAGATCATCAAAATTATAACTTGGAGAAG TAAACTACCAATGGCGATAACCGAACTAACGAAGCACACGCATCAGTCGTCATGGCATAGCATGCACAATGTGTTATGCGGAGGAGCGAAATTCACGGATAAACACCTTGAAAGTTTGATAAATTCCGGTGTTAAGATAAGTGTGGTGCAAGGGGATAAAGATGCTGTGGTTCCTATTGATTGTCTATGGAACATGAAAGCCAAGTTCCCGGCGGTTGAAGTTGAGGTTATAGCCGGAACTGATCATAGTTCGGTGATAATGAGTAGAAGAGAGGTCTTTGTTGCAAACCTTGTTAAGTTGTGGGCTTCTTCCGGAAAGAAACAAAACTAG
- the LOC106426124 gene encoding uncharacterized protein LOC106426124, translated as MESTGKSSISTDRKNSEKTVVSSAFVKPNGSSISTARSARRLLPPPRLEKTVVSSASVKPNGKSVAASATVMKPNERTAVSYANPMNPDAATALSSARGDQAMLFRDVSHGPREADLMFCLIHFWEARNPNTKTLIGQEMLLIDQEGTVIQGFVPAGRVGTFDLVAGSVYNLSKFFGSRSKDQYRVADHVATVSFSWNTSLAVVENPPVLIPEDRFRFHNYEEFKANCDSRGDLYDYIGHMKLVNDGPVMKLYLWDKAAADFCQKFKSYGNTPSILLVTTVNPKHLGGTLALTSMSSSRVFMDADLNSNSDIANRIAAEVVTKPESVTLEELFSYIKQGSSKVAWFECMATIDDVVQGSAWYYISCGGCNSKAVKGPTSLICNNTKCVKTEVTGVLQYLTKISVYDKTEQAVFVIHGDAGKELTGKHASELVANYFEANDGVGADHCVPVPQALLDTIGQTRKFIVKVSDHSLTGKTQTITITKILPPEAPLPSTVGVGSGSSGSSGDTAGDKARKAAEILEADEAKRSKSG; from the exons ATGGAATCCACCGGCAAATCTTCGATCTCCACTGACCGCAAGAACAGCGAGAAGACCGTCGTCTCCTCTGCGTTTGTGAAACCAAACGGATCTTCGATCTCCACCGCAAGATCAGCGAGAAGACTGTTGCCTCCTCCGCGTCT CGAGAAGACCGTAGTCTCCTCCGCGTCTGTGAAACCAAACGGGAAGTCCGTTGCTGCCTCCGCGACTGTGATGAAACCTAACGAGAGGACTGCTGTCTCATATGCCAATCCGATGAACCCAGACGCTGCTACCGCTCTCTCCTCCGCGCGTGGCGACCAAGCGATGTTGTTCAGAGATGTTTCACACGGCCCACGCGAAGCTGACTTGATGTTTTGTTTGATTCACTTCTGGGAGGCTCGCAATCCAAACACGAAAACCTTGATTGGACAAGAGATGCTCCTTATCGACCAAGAG GGTACCGTTATTCAGGGTTTTGTCCCAGCCGGACGTGTTGGGACATTTGATCTGGTAGCTGGTTCTGTCTATAACCTGAGCAAATTTTTTGGATCCAGAAGCAAAGATCAGTATCGGGTTGCTGATCATGTCGCCACCGTATCGTTTTCTTGGAATACTTCTTTGGCGGTGGTTGAGAACCCTCCGGTTTTGATTCCAGAAGATAGGTTCAGGTTCCACAACTATGAGGAGTTTAAGGCCAATTGCGACTCCAGGGGTGATCTTTATG ATTACATTGGCCacatgaagctggtgaatga CGGACCGGTGATGAAGCTTTATCTGTGGGACAAAGCTGCAGCCGATTTCTGCCAGAAATTCAAGTCGTATGGAAACACCCCAAGCATTCTTTTGGTTACCACCGTGAACCCTAAACACCTTGGAG GCACCCTTGCTCTCACTTCTATGTCATCGTCTCGGGTGTTTATGGATGCCGAT TTGAATTCCAACTCTGATATTGCTAATAGGATTGCAGCTGAGGTAGTCACTAAGCCTGagtcagtgactcttgaagagCTATTCTCTTACATCAAGCAAGGCTCTTCTAAG GTTGCTTGGTTTGAGTGCATGGCGACTATAGATGATGTTGTCCAGGGTTCTGCATGGTATTACATCTCCTGCGGTGGATGTAATAGCAAGGCGGTCAAAGGGCCTACTTCTTTGATTTGCAACAACACGAAGTGCGTGAAGACTGAAGTCACAGGCGTACTTCA GTACCTCACGAAGATATCTGTGTATGATAAGACTGAGCAAGCAGTTTTTGTCATTCATggtgatgctggaaaggagctGACCGGTAAACATGCATCAGAGTTGGTTGCTAATTACTTTGAG GCTAATGATGGAGTAGGAGCTGATCACTGCGTGCCTGTTCCGCAAGCTTTACTTGATACAATAGGGCAGACACGCAAGTTTATTGTGAAGGTCTCGGATCATAGTCTGACTGGCAAGACTCAGACCATAACCATCACCAAGATACTCCCACCAGAAGCCCCACTGCCGTCGACTGTAGGTGTGGGGTCTGGTTCTTCAGGAAGCTCCGGAGATACTGCAGGTGATAAGGCTAGAAAAGCCGCTGAGATCCTTGAGGCAGATGAAGCAAAACGTTCCAAGAGTGGCTAA